The proteins below are encoded in one region of Takifugu rubripes chromosome 1, fTakRub1.2, whole genome shotgun sequence:
- the etv5a gene encoding ETS translocation variant 5a isoform X2 encodes MDGFYDQQVPFMVPPSHKSQVEDPSHDRPVNDRKRKFVDAELALDTEELFQDLSQLQEIWIAEAQVPDDEQFVPDFQSDSLMFHGPPPVKIKREPTPSKDLSPCRKDRSPMPFREKCLFSYSACDRKPTSGFKPQTPPSTPVSPCGPSSTTGTHPLREQIPPPHPHVANPTPGTHPVHLRQPIRGSAVSPEQPVQGHSPPFVVPCASITQHASTLASEHRFHRQMSEPCLPFTPSESQVRFRFLPQATSSNNSLARDSRPPYHRQMSEPLALPHPQGFKQELIDTQYTEQGVPSMGLPGPPPGPQRQTAFHTMAIKQEPRDYCFDSEVPNCHSFGPAGSFYQNTHEVFSYERDPQQFFDDTCVVPERLEGKLKQEPSVYRDGPPYQRRGSLQLWQFLVTLLDDPANGHFIAWTGRGMEFKLIEPEEVARRWGIQKNRPAMNYDKLSRSLRYYYEKGIMQKVAGERYVYKFVCDPEALFSMAFPDNQRPSLKMDPESLPELEDEVVPLAHYEDAVPYLLDAGEQGAAGFPYPDNYSY; translated from the exons ATGGATGGATTCTATGACCAGCAGGTCCCATTTATGGTCCCGCCCAGC CACAAGTCTCAGGTGGAGGACCCGTCTCATGACAGGCCCGTTaatgacagaaagaggaagttTGTTGACGCGGAGCTGGCGCTGGACACCGAAG AGCTATTCCAAGATCTCAGTCAGCTACAAGAGATTTGGATCGCTGAAG CTCAAGTGCCAGACGATGAACAGTTTGTTCCGGATTTCCAGTCCGATAGCT TGATGTTTCATGGCCCCCCACCAGTCAAGATCAAAAGAGAGCCTACTCCCTCCAAAGACTTGTCACCTTGTCGCAAGGACAGGAGTCCCATGCCCTTCAGAGAGAAGTGCCTTTTCAGCTACAG tgcctgtgacaggaaacccacaTCTGGGTTTAAGCCACAGACTCCCCCATCAACACCGGTCTCTCCTTGCGGCCCCAGCAGTACCACAGGAACACACCCACTGAGGGAGCAGattccccctccccaccctcatGTAGCCAACCCAACTCCAGGAACGCATCCAGTGCACTTAAGGCAGCCTATACGGGGGAGCGCAGTGTCTCCTGAGCAGCCAGTCCAGGGCCACAGCCCACCTTTTGTTGTGCCCTGTGCATCTATCACCCAGCATGCCAGCACCCTCGCAtctgagcacag GTTTCATCGGCAGATGTCGGAGCCATGTCTCCCCTTTACCCCGTCAGAAAGCCAGGTCCGGTTCCGGTTCTTGCCCCAGGCTaccagcagtaacaacagcctTGCACGTGACAGTCGTCCGCCATACCATCGGCAGATGTCAGAACCACTGGCGCTCCCACACCCCCAGGGATTCAAGCAAGAGCTCATTGACACACAGTACACAGAGCAGGGGGTCCCCAGCATGGGCCTCCCAGGTCCACCTCCAGGCCCTCAGCGCCAGACAGCTTTTCACACCATGGCCATCAAACAGGAGCCCCGGGACTACTGCTTTGATTCTG AAGTGCCTAATTGTCATTCTTTTGGGCCAGCAGGAAGCTTCTACCAGAATACCCATGAAG tgttttcctATGAGAGAGATCCGCAGCAGTTCTTTGATGATACTTGCGTGGTACCGGAAAGGTTAGAAG GTAAACTCAAACAGGAGCCCTCTGTGTATCGGGACGGGCCACCGTACCAGCGCCGCGGCTCCCTGCAGCTCTGGCAGTTCCTGGTCACGTTGCTGGATGACCCGGCTAACGGACACTTCATCGCCTGGACTGGTCGTGGCATGGAGTTCAAGCTGATAGAGCCCGAGGAG GTGGCTCGCCGCTGGGGCATCCAGAAAAACCGGCCAGCGATGAACTATGACAAGCTGAGTCGCTCCCTGCGCTACTACTACGAAAAGGGCATCATGCAGAAG GTTGCTGGTGAGAGGTACGTctacaagtttgtgtgtgacCCCGAGGCTCTCTTCTCCATGGCCTTCCCTGACAACCAGAGGCCCAGCCTGAAGATGGACCCAGAGAGCCTGCCGGAGCTGGAAGACGAGGTGGTGCCCCTGGCCCACTACGAGGATGCCGTCCCCTATCTGCTGGACGCTGGAGAGCAGGGGGCGGCAGGATTCCCCTACCCGGACAACTACAGCTACTGA
- the etv5a gene encoding ETS translocation variant 5a isoform X1 encodes MDGFYDQQVPFMVPPSHKSQVEDPSHDRPVNDRKRKFVDAELALDTEELFQDLSQLQEIWIAEAQVPDDEQFVPDFQSDSLMFHGPPPVKIKREPTPSKDLSPCRKDRSPMPFREKCLFSYSACDRKPTSGFKPQTPPSTPVSPCGPSSTTGTHPLREQIPPPHPHVANPTPGTHPVHLRQPIRGSAVSPEQPVQGHSPPFVVPCASITQHASTLASEHRFHRQMSEPCLPFTPSESQVRFRFLPQATSSNNSLARDSRPPYHRQMSEPLALPHPQGFKQELIDTQYTEQGVPSMGLPGPPPGPQRQTAFHTMAIKQEPRDYCFDSEVPNCHSFGPAGSFYQNTHEVFSYERDPQQFFDDTCVVPERLEGKLKQEPSVYRDGPPYQRRGSLQLWQFLVTLLDDPANGHFIAWTGRGMEFKLIEPEEVARRWGIQKNRPAMNYDKLSRSLRYYYEKGIMQKVKVAGERYVYKFVCDPEALFSMAFPDNQRPSLKMDPESLPELEDEVVPLAHYEDAVPYLLDAGEQGAAGFPYPDNYSY; translated from the exons ATGGATGGATTCTATGACCAGCAGGTCCCATTTATGGTCCCGCCCAGC CACAAGTCTCAGGTGGAGGACCCGTCTCATGACAGGCCCGTTaatgacagaaagaggaagttTGTTGACGCGGAGCTGGCGCTGGACACCGAAG AGCTATTCCAAGATCTCAGTCAGCTACAAGAGATTTGGATCGCTGAAG CTCAAGTGCCAGACGATGAACAGTTTGTTCCGGATTTCCAGTCCGATAGCT TGATGTTTCATGGCCCCCCACCAGTCAAGATCAAAAGAGAGCCTACTCCCTCCAAAGACTTGTCACCTTGTCGCAAGGACAGGAGTCCCATGCCCTTCAGAGAGAAGTGCCTTTTCAGCTACAG tgcctgtgacaggaaacccacaTCTGGGTTTAAGCCACAGACTCCCCCATCAACACCGGTCTCTCCTTGCGGCCCCAGCAGTACCACAGGAACACACCCACTGAGGGAGCAGattccccctccccaccctcatGTAGCCAACCCAACTCCAGGAACGCATCCAGTGCACTTAAGGCAGCCTATACGGGGGAGCGCAGTGTCTCCTGAGCAGCCAGTCCAGGGCCACAGCCCACCTTTTGTTGTGCCCTGTGCATCTATCACCCAGCATGCCAGCACCCTCGCAtctgagcacag GTTTCATCGGCAGATGTCGGAGCCATGTCTCCCCTTTACCCCGTCAGAAAGCCAGGTCCGGTTCCGGTTCTTGCCCCAGGCTaccagcagtaacaacagcctTGCACGTGACAGTCGTCCGCCATACCATCGGCAGATGTCAGAACCACTGGCGCTCCCACACCCCCAGGGATTCAAGCAAGAGCTCATTGACACACAGTACACAGAGCAGGGGGTCCCCAGCATGGGCCTCCCAGGTCCACCTCCAGGCCCTCAGCGCCAGACAGCTTTTCACACCATGGCCATCAAACAGGAGCCCCGGGACTACTGCTTTGATTCTG AAGTGCCTAATTGTCATTCTTTTGGGCCAGCAGGAAGCTTCTACCAGAATACCCATGAAG tgttttcctATGAGAGAGATCCGCAGCAGTTCTTTGATGATACTTGCGTGGTACCGGAAAGGTTAGAAG GTAAACTCAAACAGGAGCCCTCTGTGTATCGGGACGGGCCACCGTACCAGCGCCGCGGCTCCCTGCAGCTCTGGCAGTTCCTGGTCACGTTGCTGGATGACCCGGCTAACGGACACTTCATCGCCTGGACTGGTCGTGGCATGGAGTTCAAGCTGATAGAGCCCGAGGAG GTGGCTCGCCGCTGGGGCATCCAGAAAAACCGGCCAGCGATGAACTATGACAAGCTGAGTCGCTCCCTGCGCTACTACTACGAAAAGGGCATCATGCAGAAGGTAAAG GTTGCTGGTGAGAGGTACGTctacaagtttgtgtgtgacCCCGAGGCTCTCTTCTCCATGGCCTTCCCTGACAACCAGAGGCCCAGCCTGAAGATGGACCCAGAGAGCCTGCCGGAGCTGGAAGACGAGGTGGTGCCCCTGGCCCACTACGAGGATGCCGTCCCCTATCTGCTGGACGCTGGAGAGCAGGGGGCGGCAGGATTCCCCTACCCGGACAACTACAGCTACTGA